In Methanosarcina siciliae T4/M, one genomic interval encodes:
- a CDS encoding MBL fold metallo-hydrolase, whose protein sequence is MQIIPFFVRGIAHSSYILAGKKSCAVIDPQRDVEVYIRETKSRGLKITHILETHLHADFVSGHMDLAELTGAPIYAPEAAKCEFEHVGLVEEDKFEIEDMTVRVLETPGHTPEHISYVVSDTSRGPDPTAVFCGDTLFVGDVGRPDLFPGKARELASILYDSLHKKLLSLPDSCEVYPAHGEGSLCGRAMGAKRSSTIGYERKYNYALQIPDREGFIENLTTDMPPAPDHFSRCSEINRKGLTKLREIPPLKELPPGEFFRFAGRYDTEVLDSRHYDNFGGEHVPGAWCIDLRSNFATYAGWLLPPEKQILLVSDSEENARESAVWLHRVGLDRIVGFLSGEMFAWATAGLRASHVPQVSIPELYEWARSKNPPLILDVRAPSEYESFHIENALNIQVQDLRERYRELDPEAEYAVICSTGQRSGIGCSILKKHGFSRVNNAAGGMTGYNAAGFGPECPMCALSWAGKAGKKETAVIQQGK, encoded by the coding sequence ATGCAAATAATTCCATTTTTTGTGAGAGGCATAGCACACAGTTCATATATTCTTGCAGGGAAAAAAAGCTGTGCGGTCATTGACCCGCAAAGGGATGTAGAAGTCTATATAAGAGAGACAAAATCCAGGGGCCTGAAAATTACCCACATCCTGGAGACCCATCTGCATGCAGATTTTGTCTCCGGGCATATGGACCTTGCCGAACTTACGGGAGCGCCTATCTACGCCCCTGAAGCTGCAAAATGTGAGTTTGAACATGTAGGGCTTGTCGAAGAGGATAAGTTCGAAATCGAGGACATGACTGTAAGGGTACTGGAAACTCCGGGCCATACCCCTGAACATATCAGTTATGTAGTTTCGGATACTTCCAGAGGGCCTGACCCGACTGCTGTTTTTTGCGGGGACACCCTTTTTGTGGGGGATGTGGGCAGACCTGACCTCTTTCCAGGAAAGGCCAGAGAACTGGCTTCCATACTTTACGACAGCCTGCACAAAAAACTGCTCTCCCTTCCTGACTCCTGCGAGGTCTATCCTGCACATGGGGAAGGCTCGCTCTGCGGAAGGGCTATGGGTGCCAAACGTTCGAGCACAATCGGATACGAACGCAAATACAATTATGCCCTTCAGATCCCTGATAGAGAGGGGTTCATAGAAAACCTAACAACCGATATGCCCCCTGCTCCCGACCATTTTAGCCGTTGCTCCGAAATCAACCGGAAAGGGCTCACAAAACTCAGAGAAATTCCGCCCCTGAAAGAGCTTCCTCCGGGGGAGTTTTTCAGGTTTGCCGGCAGGTACGACACGGAAGTTCTTGACAGCCGCCACTATGACAATTTCGGGGGGGAGCATGTCCCAGGCGCCTGGTGCATCGACCTCAGGAGTAACTTTGCTACCTACGCTGGCTGGCTCCTGCCTCCCGAAAAGCAGATCCTGCTCGTCTCGGATAGTGAGGAAAATGCAAGGGAATCTGCGGTCTGGCTGCACAGGGTTGGGCTTGACAGGATAGTTGGTTTTCTTAGCGGGGAAATGTTTGCCTGGGCAACTGCCGGATTAAGGGCTTCCCATGTGCCCCAGGTATCGATTCCTGAACTCTATGAATGGGCCAGAAGTAAAAACCCTCCTTTGATTCTGGATGTCAGGGCTCCTTCCGAGTATGAGAGCTTCCATATAGAAAATGCATTAAATATTCAGGTCCAGGACCTGAGGGAAAGGTATAGGGAACTTGACCCTGAAGCTGAGTATGCAGTAATTTGCAGCACGGGGCAAAGGTCAGGTATTGGGTGCAGCATTCTCAAGAAACACGGATTTTCCAGGGTGAATAACGCGGCAGGCGGAATGACCGGATACAATGCCGCAGGTTTCGGACCGGAATGTCCTATGTGCGCTCTTTCCTGGGCTGGAAAAGCAGGTAAGAAAGAGACAGCGGTTATTCAGCAGGGGAAATAA
- a CDS encoding DUF3303 domain-containing protein yields the protein MLLMDIITWEPKDSEKVKSSYMNYEYPQGLKVIDEWIDLAGYRMFLIYEADDEKVYAAANLPFVGLCRFETFPVMKPGKYMEVVQELAGKAGQEVETSAPGEGAAGEEVLTQIENLEKRIQRLEHHSFIQQEDTT from the coding sequence ATGTTATTGATGGATATCATCACCTGGGAGCCGAAAGACTCCGAAAAGGTCAAGAGTAGCTACATGAACTATGAGTACCCGCAGGGTTTGAAAGTAATCGACGAGTGGATAGACCTTGCAGGCTACCGGATGTTTCTGATTTACGAGGCTGACGACGAAAAGGTTTACGCGGCTGCCAACCTTCCTTTTGTAGGGCTCTGCAGGTTCGAAACCTTCCCGGTCATGAAGCCAGGAAAGTATATGGAGGTGGTTCAGGAACTTGCAGGAAAAGCCGGTCAGGAGGTTGAAACTTCAGCCCCTGGCGAAGGAGCCGCAGGAGAAGAAGTCCTGACACAAATAGAGAACCTTGAAAAAAGAATTCAACGCCTGGAACACCACTCTTTCATCCAGCAGGAAGACACAACATAA
- a CDS encoding GNAT family N-acetyltransferase, giving the protein MAEIETKTGLNIRTAKKEDVSLILEFVKGIAEFEKLSHLVKATEENLKESMFGEKAYAEVFFAELDGVPAGFTVFFHNFSTFVGRQGLYIEDIFVKPEFRGKGIGKAMFLHCVKLAKERNCGRMEWTVLDWNPAREFYEYFGAGPVNGWHIYRMGSDKFESALEK; this is encoded by the coding sequence ATGGCCGAAATTGAGACAAAAACCGGTTTGAATATCCGCACTGCAAAAAAAGAAGATGTTTCCCTTATTCTTGAATTTGTCAAAGGCATTGCTGAGTTCGAAAAACTCTCCCATCTGGTCAAAGCTACCGAAGAGAACCTGAAAGAGTCCATGTTCGGGGAAAAGGCCTATGCTGAGGTTTTCTTTGCCGAACTTGACGGGGTACCTGCGGGCTTTACGGTCTTTTTCCACAACTTCTCCACCTTTGTAGGGAGGCAGGGGCTCTATATCGAAGACATTTTCGTGAAACCCGAATTCCGGGGAAAAGGAATTGGAAAAGCAATGTTCCTCCACTGCGTAAAGCTTGCAAAAGAGAGGAACTGCGGAAGGATGGAGTGGACAGTGCTCGACTGGAACCCTGCCAGAGAGTTTTATGAGTACTTCGGAGCAGGTCCTGTTAACGGCTGGCACATTTACAGGATGGGGTCGGACAAATTCGAAAGTGCGCTTGAAAAATAA